CTAAATAACGGGAAATCTCTTGGGCAAGGGGCAAGTTTGCTGAGCCAGCAAACAGCCTAAGTCGGTCTTCACCGCTATTCAAAGAAGGTAGTCGGTGAAGTCCATGCCTAGTAGTCGTTAAGTGTGTCACTGCAATTTATCAGGAGGTAACATAGCCATCATCATTCTATTGTCAGGCTTAATCCGCTATTCGTACTATCTGTTTATGATTAAATTAGATATTTTTTCAGCCAAAACAAAATAAAAGCCACAAACTAGAAGCATAGCCCCTAATTTATAGCTTTTATTTTGGTGGACGGCGGCGCTGTAAAAAGTCTGGAATATCTAGTCCTGGCTTACTAAGTTTAATCTCAGACTGTGATGTAGTGGGCATTGAAGAAGTTGAAGCTCTAGCTGTTGGGTTTGGTGGTAGAGGCTGAATTTTTTTGGAAATTTGGGGTGGGATCGCTGGATGCGTTTTAGGAGCAAATCCTGTAGCAATCACTGTAATCCGAATCTCTCCATCTAACTTGGGATCAATTACTGCCCCAAAAATAATATTGGCATTTTGATCCACTACCTCATAGATAGTCTCGGCTGCTGCATTTACCTCATGGAGAGTCATGTCTTCACCACCTGTGATGTTAAAGACAACCCCACTTGCTCCTTCCACAGAAGTTTCTAGTAGAGGTGAAGAAATCGCGGTCATGGCAGCTTCTCTAGCTCTGGATTTGCCTGAACCAATGCCAATACCCATCATTGCTGAACCTGCATCTGCCATAACGGCACGAATATCAGCAAAGTCAACGTTGACTAGACCAGGGATCATGATGATGTCTGATATCCCCTGTACACCCTGACGCAGGATGTCATCCGCTACTCTGAAAGCTTCTTGGACTGGGGTCTGCTCAGAAATTACGGACAGTAACTTGTCGTTGGGGATCACAATTAAGGTGTCAACGCGACTCTGTAAACCAGCAATACCCTCTTCGGCTTGCTGTCCACGCCGTCTCCCTTCAAAGGTAAATGGACGTGTGACTATACCAACTGTCAATGCACCTGCTTCTTTGGCGACTTCAGCGATGATGGGGGCAGCTCCTGTGCCAGTGCCACCACCCATACCTGCGGTAATAAATACTAAGTCGGCTCCTTCTACGGCAGCAGCGATATCATCACGCGACTCCTCGGCGGCTTTCTGCCCGATCGCAGGGTTGCCACCAGCACCTAGACCTCTGGTCAGTTTTTGACCCATCTGAAAGCGTTTAGAAGCAGATGATTGAAGTAGGGCTTGAGCATCGGTATTAAACGACCAGAACTCAACACCGACCACATCACTCGCGATCATGCGATTTACAGCGTTGCCGCCGCCACCACCAACACCAATTACCTTAATTTTTGCAACACTGCCCAACATGATATTATCCGCTTTTGTATCAACGCCTAACTGCTGCTTCATCCGATTGTGAGAGTGACTTAGGTGTAGTCTAGAGTTATTTGAAAACTCAGAAAGTTCATCCATTTGCACGTCTACTTCTCCGTTTTCTGAACCATTTGAGTCCAAATCTGACCAGTCATTTTGAGATGTCATTTATCGAGGGATGTCATAAATAGAATCGTTTTACTGATGCTCTCTAGATTTTGCTAAGCTTAAACCCCATTCGAGTCAGAAGTTCGAGTAACAGTTTAAACCTACCAGAAAAAAATAATAATAGCCTTAAAACGACAATTTAGGATTTTGTTTCAGAAGATTTATCTTTTGTTGGCATGTTCATTTCTAAAATTGGATTACTAGGTTGGCTGATATCAATATGTCTATAACTTTTTGACTTCAGCTTTTCGGGTAATGTCCTGATCCGATCAAGTGTCTCTAACTGTGTTGTAAAGAGTGATGGGTTGTATGTGCCAAAATATACCAGACCTAGCTCTGTAGTCAAAATTAGATTTGATTCATCGCGGGCATCAACTTGGGAAATTTTGACCTGACTCTGACTAATTTGGCGATATAGGGTTGACCATTGACTGATCGAGCGATTATTTGGTTCTAGGATCACGAGATTGGGTTTCGTAATATTCGATGGATAAGCTTTTGTAGAAACCCATATACCTTCGGCATCTAGGAAACCTTGCTGACCCTTGCGTGTAGAGTTCGCGATCGGCAATCTTTCTTGGACTTGAATAGTTAACTTGGACGGAAAAATTGTGCGCGATACTAAAACCTTAGAAACTGGGGCATTAGTTTCTAATTGGGTGGCGATCGCTTGGGGTTGAATTTGAAAAATCGACTGGGGATATTGAATTGCCAAAGATCTCTTGATAGTCTCCTTAGAAAGGAGACTATTTCCCTCTATTTCAATTTGATTCGCACTGCGTAATTGCCACTCTGGGAGCATGGCAATCCATAGCATTGCGCCCGTAAGCCCCGTAATGAATGTTAACTGCCAAATACGTTGAAAGATGCGAAGGCGGCGTTGTTTTCGCAGTTGTTTGCGGCGGGCCACATAGTCTGCCTCTCCATCGGAGATAGGGAATTCAACCGTCATCTTTGCTCCTACCTTTTCATAGTGCTAGGAGTCAGATGATGGGCTACTAGCAAATTGTCGTTCCAGCATAGCAATGATTTCTTCGCGTCGGTTGGAAATAGCTAAGGGATCGTTGGATGTGGGGCGTAAAAACATTACTTGCTCTGAACGCTTGTAATTTGATGGTTGCTTTTTGTCTATTAAAGACTGGATAGCTTTAACAAAAAATATACCTGCACTTATTACTAAAAGTACAGACACTGAGATGTAGATAACTGCTGCGATCGCCATATCTGTAAATGTTTTGATTCAAAAGTGCTGATATCACAATAGAGGAGCAAATCAGGTTTTTCAACTAGAGTTACAAAAATGTATAGATTTGCTTTGCAAACCTTCATAAACTCATGTAAAAAGTAAACCCTTAGAGTTGATTTTTTACAGCTAAGGTACGGAGAACGCGACAACCCTATGAGATTTGATGTTGCTATTGGTTCGGTATAATCAGGCTTGATTAACAGTCCAGCAACATTTAGCAACACATTTAGTAATAATTAGGAGCTTTGCGCGATATGCAAGAGCAGGGAACGATCAGCATTCATACCGAGAATATCTTTCCCATTATCAAGAAGGCTTTATATTCAGAGCGAGATATCTTCTTGCGGGAATTGATCTCTAATGCCGTAGATGCCATTAGCAAACTCAAGATGGTGTCTTACGCTGGCGAGACTAATCACTCCGCCGAGTCCGAAATTGTGGTCACAATTGATAAAGAAAAAAAGACGCTTGCGATCGCTGATACTGGCATCGGCATGACTGCGGATGAAGTAAAGAAATATATTAACCAAGTTGCTTTTTCTAGCGCTCAAGAATTTGCCACTAAGTACGCTAGCAGTGGTACGGGTGATCAACAAATCATCGGTAACTTTGGTTTAGGTTTTTATTCGTCATTCATGGTGGCGAGCAATGTTGAAATTGATACAAGATCCTATAAAGAGGGTGCTGAAGCAGTCCATTGGTCTTGTGATGGCTCGACCACATTTACACTTGATGACAGCGATCGCGCAGGTATAGGTACAACGATCACCTTGACCTTGCAAGAAGATGCTGAGGAGTATCTAGAAGAGGCCTCGATCAAGCGGATGATTCGCAACTATTGCGACTTTATGCCCGTGCCGATCAAGCTAAATGATGAAGTCATCAACAAGCAAACCGCACTTTGGGACAAGTCTCCTAAATCAGTTACTAATGAAGAATATTTAGAGTTCTACCGTTATCTCTATCCTTACCAAGATGATCCTCTGTTTTGGATTCATCTAAATACAGATTATCCATTTGTGATTAAGGGAATTCTGTATTTCCCCAAAATGAAGGCGGATATTGATCCCAATCGTGGACAAATCAAGTTGTTCTGCAATCACGTTTTTGTCAGCGACAATTGCGATGATGTGATTCCTAAGTTCTTGATGCCTTTGCGCGGGGCGATCGATAGTACTGACATTCCTCTGAACGTATCACGCAGCTTTTTACAAGGTGATCCAAAGGTTCGCAAGATCCAAGACTTTATTGCCAAGAAAGTAGGCGATCGCCTAACTGCTCTTTACAGTGACTCCCGTGAAGAATTTCTAAAGTGTTGGCAAGATATCAGCATCTTCATGAAGTTTGGCTCAATGAATAGCGATAAGTTCTATCAGCAAGTTAAGGAAATCCTAGTGTATGCCACCACTAGTGAAGATGAAGCAGTCAAGAGCGAAAGCGGTAACTACACAACCTTGCAAGCTTATCTAGAGCGTAACAAGGCAGAACACGAAAACCAAGTTTTCTACACTTCTGATCCGATCGCCCAAGGTACTTATGTGGAATTGCATAAAAACCAAGGACTAGAAGTGCTGACTTTTGATGCATTTATTGATAGCCACTTCATTAATTTCCTTGAGCGCGAATTTAAAGATATTAAATTTGCCCGTGTGGATGCCGAAATTGACGATCGCCTCGTTGACAAGGAATCGAAAACCGAAATTGTCGATCCGAAAACCAATAAAACCAAGAGCGATCATCTCCAAGATATCTTCCGTGATGCATTGAATAAACCTAAATTGGTAATTCGCACTGAAGCTATCAAAGCGGAAGATGTGGCTTCTGCCCCACCTGCAATCATTCTGCTGCCAGAATCTGCGCGACGGATGCAGGAGATGATGGCGTTGATGCAACAAGGTACGGTGAGCTTCCCTGAAGATCATGTGTTGCTGGTAAATACGGCGCATCCGCTTATGCAGAAGTTGATTGAGCTTGATAGTAGTCAAGTTTTAGTTGATGGTAAGTCAGAATCTGCGGATCTTGCTAACTTGATTTGTACCCATGTTTACGACTTGGCTCTGATGGCTCAAAAGAGCTTTGATGCTGACAGCATGAAGGGTTTCTTACAGAGATCTAATCAGTTGCTTACTAAGTTGACTAGCAAAATCTAATCTAAAAAAGAAAGGACGCTTTGCGTCCTTTCAAACCCAAAAAGGAAATGTTGGCACTTAGTGCCAACATTTCCTTTTTGGGTTTTGATTTGTCTTGATACAAGTTGCGTCTATAGTAACAATTCACAAAAGTGTGGCGACAGCTATAAAAGCACAAAATGGCTCCGCCATTTTGTGCTTTGGTATAAATCTAATTTATGGGATGTAAAACGACTATTGGTTGCATCGCAGCTTCCACAACTTCGCTAACACCTAGAAAATTCTGATTTGGGTCACACATCCGTAAATAAATATTTTCTGCCCCTAAGTTAGAAAAATTATCGGGAATCGCGATCGCCTGTCCCATACACCAAAGTTTTGTTTTATTCTCGTCAAGAGTCACCATTGGTAAAAAATGCAAGCCATGATCAGGTGCAAGTACTTCGAGACTATGCGATCGCAAAAGCTCCTCAACCTGATCAAACGTCAAACTAGAATCTAAATCAAAACCATTGCTGTAAGTGCGAACTAGCCCCGATAAAGTCGCGCCACAACCTAGCTTTTCTCCTAAGTCCCGCGCGATCGAGCGAATATATGTACCTGACCCACAGGCGATCGCCACATCTAATTCTGGATAATCCCCTTCAGCCCAATTTAAGATCCGAATTTCGGTGATTTCTACCTCACGCATCGGTACATCATCTAATGTGATCTCCCCTCGACGCGCCAAATCGTAAAGGCGTTTACCATTAACTTGAATCGCACTAAAAGCGGGGGGACGTTGGGTAATTTTGCCTTGAAACAAGGGTAGGAATTTTTGAATTTCGGTAAGCGTTAAATTTGGACAGGGGCGATCGCTAATTACTTCTCCTGTAATGTCATCGGTATTGGTAACCAGCCCAAAGCGAATTTTGGCAACATAGGCTTTGCCGTCTGGTAAAAATCTTAAAAGTCGTGTGGCATTACCAACGGC
This genomic stretch from Pseudanabaena galeata CCNP1313 harbors:
- the ftsZ gene encoding cell division protein FtsZ — encoded protein: MTSQNDWSDLDSNGSENGEVDVQMDELSEFSNNSRLHLSHSHNRMKQQLGVDTKADNIMLGSVAKIKVIGVGGGGGNAVNRMIASDVVGVEFWSFNTDAQALLQSSASKRFQMGQKLTRGLGAGGNPAIGQKAAEESRDDIAAAVEGADLVFITAGMGGGTGTGAAPIIAEVAKEAGALTVGIVTRPFTFEGRRRGQQAEEGIAGLQSRVDTLIVIPNDKLLSVISEQTPVQEAFRVADDILRQGVQGISDIIMIPGLVNVDFADIRAVMADAGSAMMGIGIGSGKSRAREAAMTAISSPLLETSVEGASGVVFNITGGEDMTLHEVNAAAETIYEVVDQNANIIFGAVIDPKLDGEIRITVIATGFAPKTHPAIPPQISKKIQPLPPNPTARASTSSMPTTSQSEIKLSKPGLDIPDFLQRRRPPK
- a CDS encoding cell division protein FtsQ/DivIB, which encodes MTVEFPISDGEADYVARRKQLRKQRRLRIFQRIWQLTFITGLTGAMLWIAMLPEWQLRSANQIEIEGNSLLSKETIKRSLAIQYPQSIFQIQPQAIATQLETNAPVSKVLVSRTIFPSKLTIQVQERLPIANSTRKGQQGFLDAEGIWVSTKAYPSNITKPNLVILEPNNRSISQWSTLYRQISQSQVKISQVDARDESNLILTTELGLVYFGTYNPSLFTTQLETLDRIRTLPEKLKSKSYRHIDISQPSNPILEMNMPTKDKSSETKS
- the htpG gene encoding molecular chaperone HtpG, which encodes MQEQGTISIHTENIFPIIKKALYSERDIFLRELISNAVDAISKLKMVSYAGETNHSAESEIVVTIDKEKKTLAIADTGIGMTADEVKKYINQVAFSSAQEFATKYASSGTGDQQIIGNFGLGFYSSFMVASNVEIDTRSYKEGAEAVHWSCDGSTTFTLDDSDRAGIGTTITLTLQEDAEEYLEEASIKRMIRNYCDFMPVPIKLNDEVINKQTALWDKSPKSVTNEEYLEFYRYLYPYQDDPLFWIHLNTDYPFVIKGILYFPKMKADIDPNRGQIKLFCNHVFVSDNCDDVIPKFLMPLRGAIDSTDIPLNVSRSFLQGDPKVRKIQDFIAKKVGDRLTALYSDSREEFLKCWQDISIFMKFGSMNSDKFYQQVKEILVYATTSEDEAVKSESGNYTTLQAYLERNKAEHENQVFYTSDPIAQGTYVELHKNQGLEVLTFDAFIDSHFINFLEREFKDIKFARVDAEIDDRLVDKESKTEIVDPKTNKTKSDHLQDIFRDALNKPKLVIRTEAIKAEDVASAPPAIILLPESARRMQEMMALMQQGTVSFPEDHVLLVNTAHPLMQKLIELDSSQVLVDGKSESADLANLICTHVYDLALMAQKSFDADSMKGFLQRSNQLLTKLTSKI
- the truB gene encoding tRNA pseudouridine(55) synthase TruB, translating into MFNGFISIDKPPSITAHDCVSRLRKLLKQKKIGHGGTLDPMATGVLPIAVGNATRLLRFLPDGKAYVAKIRFGLVTNTDDITGEVISDRPCPNLTLTEIQKFLPLFQGKITQRPPAFSAIQVNGKRLYDLARRGEITLDDVPMREVEITEIRILNWAEGDYPELDVAIACGSGTYIRSIARDLGEKLGCGATLSGLVRTYSNGFDLDSSLTFDQVEELLRSHSLEVLAPDHGLHFLPMVTLDENKTKLWCMGQAIAIPDNFSNLGAENIYLRMCDPNQNFLGVSEVVEAAMQPIVVLHPIN